The Spirosoma foliorum genome has a window encoding:
- the purH gene encoding bifunctional phosphoribosylaminoimidazolecarboxamide formyltransferase/IMP cyclohydrolase → MSLKISSALISVFYKDGLEPLVRLLNEQNVKLYSTGGTQAFIEQLGIPVTAVEDLTGYPSIFGGRVKTLHPAVMGGLLYRRDVAEDVAQAERHQIPPIDLAIVDLYPFEETVASGASDEDIIEKIDIGGISLIRAAAKNYNDVLIVSSRSQYGDVVDLLTQKNGATDLSDRREYAGKAFATTSHYDTAIQSYFAGTTQRAGTTGPIYDFKALPANHLRYGENPHQQATFYGDLEAMFDKLHGKELSYNNLVDVDACVSLIDEFAADEAKAFAIIKHTNACGIAIAPTSKEAYLNALACDPVSAFGGVVITNAPVDLETAEELNKLFMEILIAPDYTTEALSLLKSKKNRILLKRNSVNLPTVMFKTILNGVLEQDKDNQTEVTSQFKVVTEKAPTDSENRALEFALKVCKHTKSNTIVLAKEGQLLASGVGQTSRVDALRQAIEKAHSFGFDLNGSVMASDAFFPFPDCVEIAGQAGITAVVQPGGSIRDQDSIDYCNQHGLAMVTTGVRHFKH, encoded by the coding sequence ATGTCTCTCAAAATCTCCTCTGCGCTGATTTCCGTTTTTTATAAAGACGGTCTAGAGCCTTTAGTCCGTTTATTAAACGAACAGAACGTCAAACTTTATTCGACGGGTGGTACCCAGGCATTTATCGAGCAACTCGGTATTCCGGTTACGGCCGTTGAAGATCTGACCGGCTATCCGTCTATTTTTGGTGGGCGCGTAAAAACCTTGCACCCAGCCGTTATGGGCGGTCTTTTGTATCGGCGCGACGTTGCTGAAGACGTTGCCCAGGCTGAGCGCCACCAAATTCCGCCCATTGATTTGGCCATCGTGGATTTGTATCCGTTCGAAGAAACTGTTGCCTCCGGCGCATCGGATGAGGACATTATTGAGAAAATCGATATCGGTGGAATCTCGCTGATTCGGGCGGCTGCCAAAAATTACAATGATGTCCTAATTGTATCGTCACGTAGCCAGTACGGTGATGTTGTCGATCTGTTAACCCAGAAAAATGGTGCTACCGATCTGAGCGACCGTCGGGAGTATGCCGGAAAAGCATTCGCCACGACCTCGCACTACGATACGGCTATCCAGTCTTATTTTGCCGGAACAACACAACGTGCGGGTACAACCGGGCCTATTTACGATTTCAAAGCGCTGCCAGCCAATCATCTGCGGTACGGCGAAAACCCGCATCAGCAGGCCACATTCTACGGCGATCTGGAAGCCATGTTCGACAAGCTACACGGAAAGGAGTTGTCTTATAACAACCTGGTTGACGTTGATGCCTGTGTAAGCCTGATCGACGAGTTTGCTGCAGACGAAGCGAAAGCGTTTGCCATTATCAAGCATACCAACGCTTGTGGTATTGCGATAGCACCAACTAGCAAAGAAGCTTATTTGAACGCACTGGCTTGTGATCCGGTTTCCGCTTTTGGTGGTGTGGTTATTACCAATGCGCCGGTCGATCTGGAAACGGCTGAAGAACTGAATAAGCTCTTCATGGAAATTCTGATCGCTCCCGATTACACAACCGAGGCACTAAGCCTACTCAAGTCCAAAAAGAACCGGATTCTGCTAAAACGTAATTCGGTGAATCTGCCAACGGTTATGTTCAAAACGATTTTGAACGGCGTACTAGAGCAGGACAAAGACAATCAGACCGAGGTAACCAGTCAGTTTAAAGTTGTTACGGAGAAAGCGCCAACGGATAGCGAAAATCGGGCGCTGGAATTTGCTCTTAAAGTGTGTAAACACACAAAATCAAATACGATTGTTCTGGCTAAAGAAGGTCAATTGCTGGCCAGCGGTGTTGGACAAACGTCTCGTGTCGATGCATTACGGCAAGCCATCGAAAAAGCGCACTCGTTTGGTTTCGATCTGAACGGATCAGTGATGGCATCCGATGCATTCTTCCCATTCCCCGACTGCGTTGAAATTGCGGGTCAGGCTGGCATTACAGCCGTAGTACAACCCGGTGGCTCTATCCGCGATCAGGACTCGATCGATTATTGCAATCAGCACGGCCTGGCAATGGTTACGACAGGCGTGAGGCATTTTAAACATTAA
- a CDS encoding lysophospholipid acyltransferase family protein, which translates to MRLLYTIWCAIYFVALYIVLFPFQFVFLQREAWKPIAHKINYIWGMLFFIGIGIRVRVDRRFKPDPKQTYVFCANHFSYLDIAAMGVIVKNYYAFVGKSDVKHIPLLGYMFAKLHVQVDRSQPNSRAYSLAKSIRTLASGRSIMIFPEGGIRATEPPQMVPFKDGAFTMAIQQQVPIVPVSLLNNYQILPDKSPVRFHWHPLRAVIHPPIDTTGMTQDDVERLKEETYKIINDELMKEKKVAA; encoded by the coding sequence ATGCGGCTACTCTACACAATCTGGTGCGCTATTTATTTTGTGGCATTGTATATCGTGCTGTTTCCGTTCCAGTTTGTGTTTTTGCAGCGCGAGGCATGGAAGCCTATTGCCCATAAGATCAACTACATCTGGGGGATGTTGTTTTTTATCGGGATTGGTATTCGGGTGCGGGTCGATCGTCGCTTCAAGCCTGATCCGAAGCAGACGTATGTATTTTGTGCGAACCATTTTTCGTACCTGGATATAGCGGCAATGGGCGTAATTGTGAAAAACTACTACGCCTTCGTTGGGAAAAGTGATGTGAAGCACATTCCCTTGCTAGGATATATGTTTGCGAAACTGCACGTTCAGGTAGATCGTAGCCAGCCAAATAGTCGGGCTTATTCGTTAGCGAAGTCGATTCGGACGTTGGCATCGGGACGAAGCATTATGATTTTTCCAGAAGGAGGAATCCGTGCTACTGAACCGCCCCAGATGGTGCCGTTCAAAGATGGTGCGTTCACAATGGCGATTCAGCAACAGGTACCCATTGTGCCCGTTTCGTTGTTGAATAACTACCAGATTCTGCCCGACAAAAGTCCCGTTCGCTTTCATTGGCATCCCTTGCGAGCCGTCATTCATCCACCTATTGACACAACAGGCATGACGCAGGATGATGTAGAACGATTAAAAGAAGAAACGTATAAAATTATAAACGATGAGTTGATGAAGGAAAAGAAAGTAGCTGCATGA
- the gatC gene encoding Asp-tRNA(Asn)/Glu-tRNA(Gln) amidotransferase subunit GatC has protein sequence MKVDHETLQKIAHLARLEVRPEEEADLLSSLNGVLTWMEQLNEIDTTGVEPLTHISAETNVLREDVVGNHLSREKALANAPQHDEQFFEVPKVLE, from the coding sequence ATGAAAGTCGATCACGAAACTCTTCAGAAAATTGCCCACTTGGCCCGGCTCGAAGTTCGGCCCGAAGAAGAAGCCGACCTGCTTAGCAGCTTGAACGGTGTATTAACCTGGATGGAGCAACTTAACGAAATAGATACAACAGGCGTTGAGCCGTTAACGCACATCTCCGCTGAAACCAATGTGTTACGGGAGGATGTGGTAGGCAATCACTTGTCTCGCGAGAAGGCGCTGGCCAACGCTCCTCAGCACGACGAGCAGTTTTTTGAAGTGCCCAAGGTGTTGGAATAA
- a CDS encoding DMT family transporter: protein MIKQNILSWLYLFGAAACEMAWTYSLKYISWDDLKSLRWATFYRLDGGLPVLLPWLAYVVFGIVNTLMLAAAMRTISTTTAFAVWMAVSLVFIKAADIVWLKISWSWSELFFILVITIGIIGLRMVGPADVNP, encoded by the coding sequence GTGATAAAGCAAAATATTCTCTCGTGGCTATATCTCTTCGGGGCAGCAGCCTGCGAAATGGCCTGGACATACTCACTCAAATACATAAGCTGGGACGACCTGAAATCCCTCCGCTGGGCCACGTTCTATCGGCTCGATGGCGGCCTGCCCGTCCTGCTTCCGTGGCTGGCCTATGTTGTTTTTGGGATTGTTAATACGCTGATGCTGGCGGCCGCCATGCGCACGATATCCACAACAACCGCCTTTGCAGTCTGGATGGCCGTATCGCTGGTATTTATTAAAGCAGCCGACATTGTCTGGCTGAAGATAAGCTGGTCGTGGAGTGAATTATTCTTTATTCTGGTGATTACCATCGGCATTATAGGCCTGCGGATGGTTGGCCCAGCCGATGTTAACCCCTAA